The window TGCAGAAGCGCTCCATTCCCCTGAAATCGAGCTCGCGTATCATGTGACAGGCGATGCGATAGTTCTCGATCGCCATGACGGACATGTTCTTGACCTCGTTCATGACCTGCTGGACGGCGACTGGCGGCGTCCTCAGCATGTAATCGTTGATGAAATGGAGCTTGGGGGTGAACTCCTTGTCCTCCTCCTCTCCCGGCTTCTCGGGCACTATCCTCATGACCAGCGAGATCAGCTTTCCGGTCAGGGGCAGCATGATGAGGACGGTGACCACGTTGAAGAACGTGTGGAACATCGCCAGCTGGGTCGAGGGCATATCGGGGAACAGGGCCTCGAACATTCCCGCATAATGTATGTCCCAGAGCCCGAGGACGAGTCCGGCGACCACGAAGATCATCACTCCGAACACGTTGAACAGAAGGTGGATGACCGCGGTCCTCTTCGCGTTCAGCCCTCCGGAGAATCCTGCCAGGATCGCGACCACGCACGATCCTATGTTGGAACCGAGGGTGAGGTAGATTCCCTGCTCGAGGGAGATCAGCCCGGTGACCACCATGGTTATGGCCAGGGTCGTCACGACGGAGGAGCTCTGCACCAGTGCAGTGAGGACGATTCCTATCAGGAGAAGGACTATGATGTTCTCGATGCCTGCTAGGAAATCCTTGACCTCATCCAGCTGCGCGAAGTCGGTCATGGACGATGCCATCATCGTCAGTCCGACGAAGAGGAGTCCGAATCCTGTCAGGATCCCTGCCCAAATCTTAGTGGACTCCTTCTTGGTGAATGTCATTAAGAAAGCGCCGATTCCGGCGATGGCCGAGAAGATGACGGCCAGGGAGATCGTGTCCCCTCCGAACATACCGATAGCGGCCATCTGTGCGGTGATGGTCGTACCGATGTTCGCTCCGTAGATGATGGTCGCCGCGAGGGGCAGCGTCATGATCCCCGCATTCACGAATCCTATGACCATGACGGTCATGGCTCCGGAACTCTGGATCGCAGCGGTTCCGACGGTACCGATACCGACTCCGTACCATTTGCTCTTCGAGGCTTTGGTGAACATGCTTTTGAGCCTGCCGCTGCTCATGGATTCTAAGTTGGAACTGAGCATGTTGCATGCGGTGAGGAAGACACCGATACCCGCCATGAGGGTAAGAATCGCTGTGATCATCAACATGTCGTCCAAGAGACCAGGCCCCAGGGTCGTAAAGCCGACCGCTTTGAGAAACAGTAGCAGTCTATCGTAGAAAAAGTAAACGATTGAACGCACGCCCACGCGTCCGCACAAGTTTATTAGGGTTGGTTCGATTCGCCATCTATGGACATCCGCGGATTCGTGAAGAAGGAATACCTTCTGATGATATCCGCGGTGCTCGCGATCCTATCCCTTTTCCTGGTGCCGTTCGAGACGGTGCTGACCTACGATTACATGAGGATACTGAGGACGATCTGCACACTCCTGTTCTTCCTGCTGATCGTAGCGGGGCTCAAGGAATGCAAAGCACTGAAGAAACTGGCACAGTTGTCAGTCAAGAGGATAAGGACGAGCTTCCTGCTATGCGCCGTCCTGATCTTCCTTCCCTTCTTCTACGCCATGCTCTTCTCCAACGACGTTGCCCTTCTGACATTCGTGCCCCTTGCTGTCGCGATACTGAAGTTCGCCGACATGAGGAATGCCATGGCGCCGGTCATGATCCTTCAGACCCTGGCGGCCAATGTCGGCAGCTACCTCACGCCCTTCGGGAATCCGCACAACCTGTACATCTTCAACATGATGGACGACTACGGCTTCACCCTGTGGGAGTACGAATCCGCATTGATCCCGATAGTCGTCGCAGGTGCGGCCGTGATCCTCGCGTTGATGATGGTCCTGCCCAAGAGGAAGCTGGAGATACGCGAGATCAAACCGGTGGAGCTGGAGCACATCAAGTGTATCTATGTTATACTGGCACTGTTCATCCTGTCCGTGATTACGGTCTTCGGGCTCATACCGTTCTACATAACATTGGTGATAGTCATCATAGCGTTCGTCATCATGATGCCCCAGATATTCGCCAAGGTGGATTACAGCATCCTGCTGATCTTCTTCTTCCTGTTCGTGTTCGCGAACGGCCTGACCAACATGGATGACGTGCATGCGGTCCTGTCGGACCTGATGTCAAACGACCCGATGCTCACAACCGTCATAGTATCGCAGTTCACCAGCAACGTGCCGTCGACCATCCTGCTCCAGCCGTTCACCGATAACTGGGCGGCTGTTTTAGTCGGAGCGGACATAGGAGGATTCGGAACCCCCATGGCATCCATGGCCAGCGTCATCACGCTGAAGTTCTACATGGAGGAAGAGGATCAGTCCGTGAGAAGATACCTTGGGATCTTCCTGGTGTTCAATATCATCATGCTGGCGGCACTGATCCCCACGTACTACCTGTTCGGATGATCATCTCTTGGGCTTGTAGGCCCTGAGGTACTTCAGCACATCCTCGTCCTTGTCGGTCCACTCCGGGGTGTACCCGCCCTTGATGTACTCGTTGTACCAGTCCTCGCACTGCTTCATGTAGCCGGACATCTCCAGCTTGGGCTTCACGACGACCTTCGTGTTCTCCGGCGTGGGGACCCACTGGCGGGGGCGGTCGTAATCAGGCTCCTCCAGGAATCCGACGAGGAACACGATCCTGTCCAGATTGGACAGCTCGGCGTAGAGGGAGGCCTGCAGCATGTAGGACATCGGGACGTTGGAATAACCGCCCTCGTCATCCTTCCACTTCTCCATGTCATGGGAAGTCTTTATCTCCAGGATGGTGTCCCTAATGCCGTCGACTTGGATGTAGCCGTCCACGAGTCCGCCGAAGACCTTGTTGTTATGGAAATGGTCGTATCCGCACTGCTCCTTCGCGACTGGTTCCTCGACCCCGACCTTGCTCCCCTCCGGGATCTGCAACGCGTCCCTGAGCAGAGAGGGCCTCTCCGAAAGGTAATCCCTCAGGACCGGTTCCAGGATGTTGCCGGCGTCGATGTACTTGTTGGCCTTGTCTCCGGGATACAGTCCGGCGAGCTCGCATGCAACCTTGAAAGGCGTGGAGAACTCGCTCATCCCGAGGATCGGTCCGACCTTGGTGCCGGTGATCTTCTTGAACCTGTAAATGTCGAAGATGACGGTCTTCTCCTCGTCGTCGATCTCTACGATGCTCGCCCTTCCGTCGAATGCCATGATGGAGGATTCGTAAGGGGGTTTAAGAAACTTGACGTGAGCCGTCTGTGAGGGTAACCATGTGATTATCAAAGACCCAGCAGTCTGAAAAGTTCCTCGCGTTCCTGCTTTGTGATGTTGCGGTAGCGGCCTTCCTTCAGCTTCCCGAGCTCGATGTTCATGATCCTTATCCTCTCGAGTCTCACCACATCGTAACCGAAGTACTCGCACATGCGGCGGATCTGCCGGTTGAGCCCCTGCTTCAGGATTATCCTGAACTCATCGTCCGAGATGCGCTCCACGAAGCATTTCTTCGTGACCCTGTCCTCGAGGATTGGAACGCCGTTGGCCATCCCCCTGATGAACTTGTCGTCGAAGGGTTTGTTGACCCTGACAACGTACTCCTTCTCGTGCTCCCCCCTGGAACGCATGATGCGGTTGGCCAGCTCCCCATTGTTGGTCATCAGCAGAAGGCCCTGCGAATCCTTGTCCAACCTACCCACGGAATAGATCCTCTTCGGATAGTTGATGAAATCTATGACGTTGTCCTTGTCGTCGGGATTGGAGGTGCAGGTTATCCCCCTGGGCTTGTT of the methanogenic archaeon mixed culture ISO4-G1 genome contains:
- a CDS encoding YqaJ-like viral recombinase domain-containing protein, with the protein product MAFDGRASIVEIDDEEKTVIFDIYRFKKITGTKVGPILGMSEFSTPFKVACELAGLYPGDKANKYIDAGNILEPVLRDYLSERPSLLRDALQIPEGSKVGVEEPVAKEQCGYDHFHNNKVFGGLVDGYIQVDGIRDTILEIKTSHDMEKWKDDEGGYSNVPMSYMLQASLYAELSNLDRIVFLVGFLEEPDYDRPRQWVPTPENTKVVVKPKLEMSGYMKQCEDWYNEYIKGGYTPEWTDKDEDVLKYLRAYKPKR
- a CDS encoding Na+/H+ antiporter NhaD-like transporter — protein: MDIRGFVKKEYLLMISAVLAILSLFLVPFETVLTYDYMRILRTICTLLFFLLIVAGLKECKALKKLAQLSVKRIRTSFLLCAVLIFLPFFYAMLFSNDVALLTFVPLAVAILKFADMRNAMAPVMILQTLAANVGSYLTPFGNPHNLYIFNMMDDYGFTLWEYESALIPIVVAGAAVILALMMVLPKRKLEIREIKPVELEHIKCIYVILALFILSVITVFGLIPFYITLVIVIIAFVIMMPQIFAKVDYSILLIFFFLFVFANGLTNMDDVHAVLSDLMSNDPMLTTVIVSQFTSNVPSTILLQPFTDNWAAVLVGADIGGFGTPMASMASVITLKFYMEEEDQSVRRYLGIFLVFNIIMLAALIPTYYLFG
- a CDS encoding PhoU family protein; protein product: MGVRSIVYFFYDRLLLFLKAVGFTTLGPGLLDDMLMITAILTLMAGIGVFLTACNMLSSNLESMSSGRLKSMFTKASKSKWYGVGIGTVGTAAIQSSGAMTVMVIGFVNAGIMTLPLAATIIYGANIGTTITAQMAAIGMFGGDTISLAVIFSAIAGIGAFLMTFTKKESTKIWAGILTGFGLLFVGLTMMASSMTDFAQLDEVKDFLAGIENIIVLLLIGIVLTALVQSSSVVTTLAITMVVTGLISLEQGIYLTLGSNIGSCVVAILAGFSGGLNAKRTAVIHLLFNVFGVMIFVVAGLVLGLWDIHYAGMFEALFPDMPSTQLAMFHTFFNVVTVLIMLPLTGKLISLVMRIVPEKPGEEEDKEFTPKLHFINDYMLRTPPVAVQQVMNEVKNMSVMAIENYRIACHMIRELDFRGMERFCNNEOELNFLNKEIARFLVKLSENKLSERDQIYISTVYHTISDLERIGDYSKNIMEYAQKMEADGVRFSDNAISEIVSMQGLIDRLYEKIVQAYTEHNEAALEEAYDIEEQVDIITDEMAENHVERLNQGICKLDVGSEFLSMTSDSERVADHLINMGKVIRLYS
- a CDS encoding pseudouridine synthase translates to MSEGTRLNKYISEAGVASRRAADRLIEEGRVTINGRTAVVGDKVMEGDVVAVDGKQLKKEEEDIILAFNKPRGITCTSNPDDKDNVIDFINYPKRIYSVGRLDKDSQGLLLMTNNGELANRIMRSRGEHEKEYVVRVNKPFDDKFIRGMANGVPILEDRVTKKCFVERISDDEFRIILKQGLNRQIRRMCEYFGYDVVRLERIRIMNIELGKLKEGRYRNITKQEREELFRLLGL